A genome region from Streptomyces pratensis includes the following:
- the htpG gene encoding molecular chaperone HtpG encodes MPAETFEFQVEARQLLQMMIHSIYSNKDVFLRELISNSSDALDKLRLETLRDDTLKADSSDLHIAIEADQENRTLTVRDNGIGMSHDEVVQLIGTIANSGTAKFLQELKEAKDATASEELIGQFGVGFYSSFMVADEVTLLTRRAGEDTGTRWNSSGEGTYTVEPVDDAPQGTSVTLRLKPEDAEDKLFDYTSPWKIREIVKRYSDFITWPIRMAAAGAEEGAEPEVETVNSMKALWARSKDSVTDEEYSELYKHISHDWTDPLETIRMQAEGTFEYQALLFLPAHAPQDLFMQDHKRGVQLYVKRVFIMDDCEALMPTYLRFVKGVVDAQDLSLNVSREILQQDRQIEMMRRRLVKKVLSTVKDMRSGSPEKYATFWKEFGRVLKEGLFQDFENRDAILEISSFSSTQDEEGLTTLRSYVERMKEGQEQIYFMTGESRAAMESSPHMEAFRAKGFEVLLLTDPVDEVWVQSVPEFDGKPLQSISKGEVDLDTDEEKKEVEAEREKQQQDYAGLLTWMTEQLGDTVKEVRLSSRLTVSPACIVSDTHDVTPALENMYRAMGQEVPQVKRILELNPSHALIGGLKKAYTEQSGEEGVGTELAETAELVHGLALLSDGGELSDPSRFSRLMADRLERTL; translated from the coding sequence ATGCCGGCCGAGACGTTCGAGTTTCAGGTAGAAGCGCGCCAGCTCCTGCAGATGATGATCCATTCGATTTACTCGAACAAGGATGTATTCCTGCGTGAGCTCATTTCTAATTCTTCGGACGCGCTGGACAAGCTGCGACTGGAAACTCTCCGGGACGACACGCTCAAGGCTGACTCGTCCGACCTCCATATCGCCATCGAGGCCGACCAGGAGAACCGCACGCTGACCGTGCGCGACAACGGAATCGGCATGTCGCACGACGAGGTCGTGCAGCTGATCGGAACTATCGCAAATTCCGGTACCGCGAAATTCCTCCAGGAATTGAAGGAAGCCAAGGACGCCACCGCTTCCGAGGAACTCATCGGACAGTTCGGTGTCGGCTTCTATTCGAGCTTCATGGTCGCCGACGAGGTCACCCTGCTGACACGGCGGGCCGGCGAGGACACTGGCACGCGCTGGAATTCCAGCGGCGAGGGGACGTACACCGTCGAGCCCGTCGACGACGCACCGCAGGGCACCTCGGTCACGCTGCGACTCAAGCCCGAGGACGCCGAGGACAAGCTCTTCGACTACACGTCGCCCTGGAAGATCAGGGAGATCGTCAAGCGCTACTCGGACTTCATCACCTGGCCCATCCGCATGGCAGCGGCGGGAGCCGAGGAGGGCGCCGAGCCGGAGGTCGAGACGGTCAACTCGATGAAGGCCCTGTGGGCCCGGTCGAAGGACTCCGTGACCGATGAGGAGTACAGCGAGCTGTACAAGCACATCAGCCACGACTGGACCGACCCGCTGGAAACCATCCGCATGCAGGCGGAGGGCACCTTCGAATACCAGGCCCTGCTCTTCCTGCCGGCCCACGCGCCGCAGGACCTTTTCATGCAGGACCACAAGCGTGGAGTTCAGCTCTATGTGAAGCGCGTATTCATCATGGATGACTGCGAAGCGCTGATGCCGACGTACCTCCGCTTCGTCAAGGGCGTGGTCGACGCACAGGACCTGTCTCTCAATGTTTCGCGCGAGATCCTTCAGCAGGACCGCCAGATCGAGATGATGCGGCGGCGCCTGGTGAAGAAGGTGCTCTCCACGGTGAAGGACATGAGGTCCGGCAGCCCTGAGAAGTACGCGACGTTCTGGAAGGAATTCGGCCGGGTCCTGAAGGAAGGACTGTTCCAGGACTTCGAGAACCGTGACGCGATCCTGGAGATCTCCTCGTTCTCCTCGACCCAGGACGAGGAAGGGCTGACCACCCTGCGCTCGTACGTTGAGCGGATGAAGGAGGGCCAGGAGCAGATCTACTTCATGACGGGCGAGTCCCGCGCGGCCATGGAGAGCTCGCCCCACATGGAGGCCTTCCGCGCCAAGGGCTTCGAGGTGCTCCTGTTGACCGACCCGGTCGACGAGGTCTGGGTCCAGTCCGTCCCCGAGTTCGACGGAAAGCCGCTCCAGTCCATCTCCAAGGGCGAGGTCGACCTGGACACCGACGAGGAGAAGAAGGAGGTCGAGGCCGAGCGCGAGAAGCAGCAGCAGGACTACGCCGGTCTGCTGACCTGGATGACGGAGCAGCTGGGCGACACCGTGAAGGAGGTACGCCTCTCCTCACGGCTCACCGTCTCGCCCGCCTGCATCGTCTCGGACACGCACGATGTCACCCCGGCCCTGGAGAACATGTACCGCGCCATGGGCCAGGAGGTGCCGCAGGTCAAGCGCATCCTGGAACTCAATCCCTCGCACGCACTGATCGGCGGGCTGAAGAAGGCGTACACCGAGCAGAGCGGCGAGGAGGGCGTCGGCACCGAACTCGCCGAGACGGCCGAGCTCGTCCACGGACTGGCGCTCCTCTCGGACGGCGGCGAGCTGAGTGACCCCTCGCGCTTCAGCAGGCTGATGGCGGACCGCCTGGAGCGAACGCTGTAG
- a CDS encoding TetR/AcrR family transcriptional regulator, protein MTVPLPPLPGPSDPGEARTSLTLAAVGGPEPLRADAARNRALLLDAASRLLDRCGAADLTMESVAAAAGVGKGTVFRRFKDRTGLLIALLDHREALLQAAFLSGPPPMGPDAPAAERLHAFGPAVMRHERDHHELILASRTDPLRTYAVPAQRLRLSHVTLLLRQARAAGDPEILAHTLLGSIDTPLVHHLTCERGMLTDQLEQSWHDLLIRHGVAC, encoded by the coding sequence ATGACCGTTCCCCTCCCTCCGCTCCCCGGGCCGTCCGACCCAGGCGAGGCGCGGACGAGTCTCACGCTCGCCGCCGTCGGCGGGCCGGAACCGCTACGGGCGGACGCGGCACGCAACCGAGCGCTCCTGCTGGACGCCGCCTCCCGCCTCCTGGACCGCTGCGGGGCGGCGGACCTCACCATGGAATCGGTGGCCGCGGCCGCCGGAGTCGGCAAGGGCACCGTCTTCCGGCGCTTCAAGGACCGCACCGGCCTGCTCATCGCGCTCCTCGACCACCGCGAGGCCTTGTTGCAGGCCGCCTTCCTCTCCGGGCCGCCCCCCATGGGCCCGGACGCCCCCGCAGCCGAGCGACTGCACGCCTTCGGCCCCGCCGTGATGCGCCACGAACGCGACCACCACGAGCTGATCCTCGCCTCCCGCACCGATCCACTGCGCACCTACGCCGTCCCCGCGCAGCGGCTGAGACTCAGCCACGTCACCCTCCTGCTGCGTCAGGCACGTGCGGCAGGCGATCCGGAGATCCTCGCGCACACCCTGCTCGGGTCGATCGACACACCCCTGGTCCACCATCTGACATGCGAACGAGGCATGCTCACCGATCAGCTGGAGCAGAGCTGGCACGACCTCCTCATCCGGCACGGGGTGGCGTGCTGA
- a CDS encoding SURF1 family protein — translation MYRFLLTPRWWGINLFVVLAIPFCVFMGTWQLGRFEDRVQTHEEAEKRPDPGTRSPEPLDGLLPVSTETSGRPAVATGTYADQFLVPGRKLDDRDGFYVLDLLRTESGKALPVVRGWLAGTPGSTEVPPAPAGEVTVTGDLQASENSGTTGVDLSGGLPEGQLGMISAASLVNLVPYDVYDAWVTLPASETGGADDGIQPVPAAAAQGSGLDLKAFQNLGYTGEWFVFGGFVLFMWFRLVRREAEAARDVQLGLAADAD, via the coding sequence GTGTACCGGTTCCTGCTGACCCCGCGGTGGTGGGGGATCAACCTCTTCGTCGTGCTGGCCATCCCCTTCTGCGTGTTCATGGGTACATGGCAGCTCGGCCGTTTCGAGGACCGCGTCCAGACGCACGAGGAGGCCGAGAAACGCCCTGATCCAGGAACCCGTTCCCCGGAGCCACTCGACGGTCTCCTCCCCGTGAGCACGGAGACCTCGGGCCGTCCGGCCGTGGCGACCGGTACGTACGCCGACCAGTTCCTGGTCCCCGGCCGCAAGCTGGACGACCGTGACGGCTTCTACGTGCTGGATCTGCTGCGCACCGAAAGCGGCAAGGCGCTGCCCGTGGTGCGAGGCTGGCTGGCCGGCACTCCTGGCAGCACCGAGGTGCCTCCGGCGCCTGCCGGCGAGGTCACGGTGACGGGCGATCTGCAGGCCTCGGAGAACAGCGGCACCACTGGCGTCGACCTGAGCGGCGGACTCCCCGAGGGTCAGCTCGGCATGATCAGCGCGGCTTCCCTCGTGAACCTCGTCCCGTACGACGTGTACGACGCCTGGGTGACCCTGCCCGCATCGGAGACAGGTGGCGCTGACGATGGAATCCAGCCCGTGCCCGCGGCGGCGGCGCAGGGCAGCGGACTCGATCTGAAGGCCTTCCAGAACCTCGGTTACACCGGCGAGTGGTTCGTCTTCGGCGGCTTCGTGCTCTTCATGTGGTTCAGGCTGGTGCGCCGCGAGGCGGAGGCCGCACGCGACGTGCAGCTCGGACTCGCCGCCGACGCCGACTGA
- a CDS encoding SigE family RNA polymerase sigma factor — MPVIAPMPAARPTRLPSQRGEGAEGTVAAGTTVDHLTETYRAHYRSLLGLAALLLDDTASCEDVVQEAFIRVHSARNRVRDPEKTLAYLRQTVVNLSRSALRRRILGLKLLSKPMPDMASAEEGAYDQLERDALIKAMKGLQRRQREVLVLRYFSDMTEAQVADTLGISLGSVKAYGSRGIAALRVVMEAQA, encoded by the coding sequence ATGCCGGTGATCGCGCCCATGCCCGCTGCGCGACCCACCCGGCTGCCTTCGCAGCGCGGCGAGGGCGCTGAGGGGACGGTGGCGGCAGGAACGACGGTCGACCATCTCACCGAGACCTATCGCGCCCACTACCGCTCACTGCTGGGCCTCGCGGCGCTCCTGCTGGACGACACAGCGTCCTGCGAGGACGTGGTGCAGGAGGCGTTCATCCGGGTGCACTCGGCGCGAAACCGTGTGCGCGATCCGGAGAAGACGCTCGCGTACCTCCGCCAGACCGTGGTCAACCTGTCCCGCTCCGCCTTGCGTCGGCGCATCCTCGGGCTGAAGCTCCTCTCCAAGCCGATGCCGGACATGGCGAGCGCGGAGGAGGGCGCGTACGACCAGTTGGAGCGGGACGCGCTGATCAAGGCGATGAAAGGGCTGCAGCGCCGCCAGCGTGAGGTGCTGGTCCTGCGCTACTTCTCGGACATGACGGAGGCTCAGGTCGCCGATACCCTGGGGATATCGCTCGGTTCGGTGAAGGCGTACGGCTCCCGGGGCATTGCGGCACTGCGCGTTGTGATGGAGGCGCAGGCATGA
- a CDS encoding class I SAM-dependent methyltransferase, which yields MYSSTPDDWREANRARWDERVPIHAASDFYDLDAFRAGKDALRDFELAEVGDVTGRTLLHLQCHIGLDTLSWARHGAAQVVGLDFSEPAVETAGRLARSLGLPPERAVFVASDVYDAAQAVPDSAYDIVYTGLGALNWLPDVVRWAEVVASLVAPGGFLYLAEFHPLTDCLDDGTGSTVTYDYFSRDPWVEESPGTYADFDATTVHNRSVEWQHPVGEVVSALAAAGLRIDFLHEHDASLFARYPALVRHADGYYRFPQDRPRIPMMYSVKASRPVSG from the coding sequence ATGTACTCATCGACGCCCGACGACTGGCGTGAGGCCAACCGAGCACGCTGGGACGAACGCGTGCCCATCCACGCGGCAAGTGACTTCTACGACCTGGATGCCTTCCGGGCGGGCAAGGACGCTCTGCGCGACTTCGAGCTCGCGGAGGTCGGTGATGTGACCGGCCGGACCCTCCTGCATCTGCAGTGCCACATCGGCCTCGACACCCTGTCGTGGGCGCGCCACGGCGCCGCCCAGGTCGTGGGCCTCGACTTCTCCGAGCCCGCCGTCGAGACCGCGGGCCGGCTCGCCAGGTCGCTGGGTCTGCCGCCGGAGCGGGCCGTGTTCGTCGCGTCCGATGTGTACGACGCCGCCCAGGCAGTGCCGGACTCCGCGTACGACATCGTCTACACCGGGCTCGGTGCGCTGAACTGGCTTCCGGACGTGGTCCGCTGGGCGGAGGTGGTGGCTTCGCTGGTCGCACCCGGCGGGTTCCTCTACCTGGCGGAGTTCCACCCCCTGACCGATTGCCTGGACGACGGCACCGGCTCGACGGTCACCTACGACTACTTCAGCCGCGACCCGTGGGTGGAGGAGTCGCCGGGCACGTACGCCGATTTCGACGCCACCACCGTCCACAACCGCAGCGTCGAGTGGCAGCACCCCGTGGGTGAGGTCGTTTCGGCTCTGGCGGCGGCCGGGCTGCGGATCGACTTCCTGCACGAGCACGATGCCTCGCTTTTCGCCCGCTACCCGGCGCTGGTGCGGCATGCGGACGGCTACTACCGCTTTCCGCAGGACCGTCCCCGTATCCCGATGATGTACTCGGTCAAGGCATCGCGACCGGTCAGCGGCTGA
- a CDS encoding damage-control phosphatase ARMT1 family protein produces the protein MGDSLATFRTGRDHPPVITCREPGSFARGVMAERHPALIGQVREAFPYGPRQQRALDTLLHEILHGVVEPLGPGSPDREVWLARGREHFGHPWFDAPFLWAESYFYRRLLEAVGYFDEGPWQGIDPFAPFKRAELRGGTVEEELRVLDDLAGVPTAERATALLQASLWGNRADLGFRGPTGEATPGEADPGLVADDSAALWSLLAPGPPATVAVVADNTGRELIPDLVLIDHLLRHGHADQVVLHVKPGPYYVSDATTADVVDCVRRLCGAPGEAGTIGGRVWEAMGTGRLDVRTHAFFCAPFPYERMPDDLREDLGAAALTILKGDLNYRRLVGDRLWPATTPFADLTAYFPGAVAALRTLKSDVVVGLDPQALESLERSGRAWRTSGTHALIQVRARPGGAALSTPPRAG, from the coding sequence ATGGGTGACTCACTAGCGACTTTCCGGACCGGGCGGGACCACCCCCCTGTGATCACGTGCCGGGAGCCCGGCAGCTTCGCCCGGGGCGTCATGGCCGAGCGCCATCCGGCGCTCATCGGGCAGGTGCGCGAAGCCTTCCCGTACGGCCCCCGGCAGCAACGTGCGCTGGACACCTTGCTGCACGAGATCCTCCACGGAGTCGTCGAACCGCTCGGCCCCGGCAGCCCGGACCGTGAGGTCTGGCTGGCGCGGGGGCGGGAGCACTTCGGGCATCCGTGGTTCGACGCCCCGTTCCTCTGGGCGGAGAGCTACTTCTACCGCAGACTCCTCGAGGCCGTCGGCTACTTCGACGAGGGGCCGTGGCAGGGCATCGACCCCTTCGCCCCCTTCAAGCGTGCCGAGCTCCGCGGCGGCACGGTCGAGGAGGAGCTCCGTGTTCTGGACGACCTCGCCGGCGTACCCACGGCCGAGCGGGCGACAGCTCTTCTCCAGGCCTCGCTCTGGGGCAACCGCGCCGACCTCGGCTTCCGGGGCCCGACGGGCGAAGCCACCCCCGGAGAGGCCGACCCAGGTCTGGTCGCCGACGACAGCGCTGCGTTGTGGTCGCTCCTGGCACCGGGGCCCCCGGCCACCGTCGCCGTTGTCGCCGACAACACCGGACGCGAGCTGATCCCCGACCTCGTCCTCATCGATCACCTCCTGCGGCACGGCCACGCCGACCAGGTGGTGCTCCATGTGAAGCCCGGCCCCTATTACGTCTCGGACGCGACGACGGCCGACGTCGTCGACTGCGTGCGCCGACTGTGCGGGGCTCCCGGTGAGGCGGGCACGATCGGGGGACGGGTCTGGGAGGCCATGGGTACCGGTCGGCTCGACGTACGCACCCACGCGTTCTTCTGCGCCCCGTTCCCGTACGAGCGGATGCCCGACGACCTGCGGGAGGACCTCGGCGCCGCCGCGCTGACGATCCTGAAGGGCGACCTCAACTACCGGCGCCTGGTGGGCGACAGGCTGTGGCCGGCGACCACGCCGTTCGCCGACCTCACGGCGTACTTCCCGGGCGCCGTCGCAGCGCTGCGTACGCTGAAGTCCGACGTCGTCGTGGGCCTGGACCCGCAGGCGCTGGAAAGCCTGGAGCGGTCCGGCCGTGCGTGGCGCACCAGTGGTACGCACGCCCTGATCCAGGTGCGGGCACGGCCCGGCGGGGCAGCGCTCAGCACGCCACCCCGTGCCGGATGA
- a CDS encoding NAD(P)H-dependent oxidoreductase: MSVRILALVGSLRAGSHNRQLAEAAVKHAPEGVEVVLYEGLADVPFYNEDIDVESGVPTAAAQLREAAGRADGFLLFSPEYNGTMPAVLKNAIDWLSRPYGAGALTAKPVAVVGTAFGQFGGVWAQDEARKAAGLAGGAVLAEAKLSIPGSVTRFAELHPADDAEVVTSLTEVLRQVAQGAAAAA; encoded by the coding sequence ATGTCTGTACGCATCCTCGCCCTTGTCGGCAGCCTCCGCGCCGGCTCCCACAACCGTCAGCTCGCCGAGGCCGCCGTCAAGCACGCGCCCGAGGGTGTCGAGGTCGTGCTGTACGAGGGCCTCGCCGACGTCCCCTTCTACAACGAGGACATCGACGTCGAGAGCGGTGTTCCGACTGCCGCGGCCCAGCTCCGCGAGGCGGCCGGCCGCGCCGACGGGTTCCTGCTGTTCTCGCCCGAGTACAACGGCACCATGCCTGCCGTCCTGAAGAACGCCATCGACTGGCTGTCCCGCCCGTACGGCGCCGGTGCCCTGACCGCCAAGCCGGTCGCCGTCGTCGGCACCGCCTTCGGCCAGTTCGGTGGAGTGTGGGCCCAGGACGAGGCCCGCAAGGCGGCCGGTCTCGCGGGCGGAGCGGTCCTGGCCGAGGCCAAGCTTTCCATCCCCGGCTCCGTGACCCGCTTCGCGGAGCTCCACCCGGCGGACGACGCCGAGGTCGTCACCTCTCTGACCGAGGTGCTCCGCCAGGTCGCCCAGGGCGCCGCTGCGGCTGCCTGA
- a CDS encoding S9 family peptidase, translating to MSDTQNDASVPEREQEPPQWEQRFRAARVSLPDWAEDAPDRALFVSNATGTYELYAWDRATGKQRQVTDRPNGTTDGVLTPDGRAVWWFADTDGDEFGVWMRQPFDGGADEPATPGLEPSYPAGLAIGRDGAAVVGRSTDEDGTTVHLVRAGAEPVEIYRHRESAGVGDLSHDGTLIALEHTEHGDAMHSALRVVRPDGSTVAELDDTEGGTKELGLAVLGFAPVAGDSRLLIGHQRRGRWEPMIWDPVAGTQTDLRVDLPGDAGAEWYPDGSALLIEHSFEARSELWRYEPGAAEPVRVETPSGTVSGATARPDGTVEYLWSSAAQPPAVRSTTGSVVLDPPGAKAPASVPVRDAWVDGPGGRVHALVQTPATGDGPFPTVFEIHGGPTWHDSDAFASGPAAWVDHGFAVVRVNYRGSTGYGRAWTDALKHRVGLIELEDIAAVRDWAVKSGLSDPDRLVLAGGSWGGYLTLLGLGTQPDAWALGLAAVPVADYVTAYHDEMEALKAMDRTLLGGTPEEVPERFEASSPLTYVDAVRAPVYISAGVNDPRCPIRQVENYVDRLAARGAVHEVYRYDAGHGSLVVEERIKQVRLELDFALRHLGRAPAGDHVQGREEESPTA from the coding sequence ATGAGCGACACACAGAACGACGCGTCCGTACCGGAGCGGGAGCAGGAGCCTCCGCAGTGGGAGCAGCGTTTTCGCGCCGCGCGGGTGTCCCTGCCCGACTGGGCCGAGGACGCCCCCGACCGAGCGCTCTTCGTCTCCAACGCCACCGGTACCTACGAGCTGTACGCGTGGGACCGGGCGACCGGAAAGCAGCGCCAGGTCACGGACCGGCCCAACGGGACGACGGACGGGGTGCTGACACCGGACGGCCGCGCCGTCTGGTGGTTCGCCGACACCGACGGCGACGAGTTCGGCGTGTGGATGCGGCAACCGTTCGACGGCGGTGCGGACGAGCCGGCCACGCCCGGTCTGGAACCCTCCTACCCGGCCGGGCTCGCGATCGGCCGTGACGGCGCCGCGGTGGTCGGCCGCTCCACGGACGAGGACGGCACGACCGTTCACCTGGTGCGCGCCGGGGCTGAGCCGGTCGAGATCTACCGGCACCGGGAGTCCGCCGGAGTCGGCGACCTGTCCCATGACGGAACGCTGATCGCCCTGGAACACACGGAGCACGGCGACGCGATGCACTCCGCACTGCGGGTGGTGCGCCCCGACGGTTCGACGGTCGCCGAGCTGGACGACACGGAGGGCGGCACGAAGGAGCTGGGCCTGGCGGTGCTGGGCTTCGCCCCGGTGGCCGGGGACAGCCGGCTGCTGATCGGGCATCAGCGGCGCGGGCGGTGGGAGCCGATGATCTGGGACCCGGTGGCGGGCACACAGACGGACCTGCGGGTCGATCTGCCCGGGGACGCGGGCGCCGAGTGGTATCCGGACGGATCCGCGTTGCTGATCGAGCACAGCTTCGAGGCCCGTAGCGAGCTGTGGCGGTACGAGCCGGGCGCTGCTGAGCCGGTCAGGGTCGAGACTCCCTCCGGGACGGTGTCGGGCGCCACGGCCCGTCCGGACGGCACGGTGGAGTATCTGTGGTCCTCGGCCGCGCAGCCGCCCGCCGTACGGTCCACCACTGGTTCTGTCGTCCTCGATCCGCCTGGGGCGAAGGCTCCGGCCTCGGTGCCGGTGCGGGACGCCTGGGTGGACGGTCCTGGAGGCCGTGTCCACGCCTTGGTGCAGACTCCGGCCACCGGCGACGGCCCGTTCCCCACGGTCTTCGAGATACACGGCGGGCCGACCTGGCACGACAGCGACGCCTTCGCGTCGGGCCCGGCCGCGTGGGTGGACCACGGCTTCGCGGTCGTGCGGGTCAACTACCGGGGGTCGACGGGCTACGGCCGCGCCTGGACGGACGCGCTGAAGCACCGGGTCGGCCTGATCGAGCTGGAGGACATCGCTGCTGTCCGGGACTGGGCGGTGAAGTCAGGGCTCTCGGACCCGGATCGGCTGGTGCTGGCCGGTGGGTCGTGGGGCGGCTATCTGACCCTGCTCGGGCTCGGTACGCAGCCGGATGCCTGGGCCCTCGGCCTGGCGGCGGTCCCGGTCGCCGACTACGTCACCGCCTATCACGACGAGATGGAAGCCCTGAAGGCGATGGACCGCACGCTGCTGGGCGGGACGCCGGAGGAGGTGCCCGAGCGTTTCGAGGCCTCGTCCCCGCTGACCTATGTGGACGCGGTGCGCGCCCCGGTCTACATCTCCGCGGGCGTCAACGACCCGCGTTGCCCGATCCGTCAGGTGGAGAACTACGTCGACCGCCTAGCGGCCCGTGGCGCGGTCCACGAGGTGTACCGCTACGACGCGGGGCACGGCTCGCTCGTCGTGGAGGAGCGGATCAAGCAGGTACGACTGGAGCTGGACTTCGCGCTGCGCCATCTCGGACGCGCACCGGCCGGGGACCACGTGCAAGGCCGCGAGGAGGAGAGCCCGACGGCATGA
- a CDS encoding SGNH/GDSL hydrolase family protein, translating to MSVRTFRASVFTLAIASVAALGIAQPASAAGDNYVALGDSYSSGVGAGSYTSESGDCKRSTNAYPYLWRNANAPSSFAFVACSGATTSSVSSGQLGALSSSTTLVSVTAGGNDVGFADVMQTCVLQSEAACVSRVNTAVSATQNSLPGRLDSLYAGIRSRAPQAHVVVLGYPRFYKLSGTCIAGLTETERGAINNASDVLNGVLAKRAADAGFTYSSVVDEFTGHELCSGDAWIHSVSIPVTNSYHPKAVGQSNGYLPAFNSAA from the coding sequence ATGTCAGTACGAACCTTCCGGGCGTCCGTCTTCACCCTCGCGATCGCCTCCGTGGCCGCGCTCGGCATCGCTCAACCGGCATCCGCCGCCGGCGACAACTACGTTGCTCTCGGTGACTCCTACTCCTCAGGAGTCGGCGCCGGCAGCTACACCTCGGAGAGCGGCGACTGCAAACGCAGCACCAACGCCTACCCCTACCTCTGGAGGAACGCGAACGCCCCTTCGTCGTTCGCATTCGTCGCCTGTTCCGGTGCGACCACGTCCTCCGTGTCCAGCGGTCAGCTGGGTGCCCTGAGCTCGTCGACCACGCTCGTCAGCGTCACGGCCGGCGGCAACGACGTCGGGTTCGCGGACGTCATGCAGACGTGCGTGCTGCAGAGCGAGGCCGCCTGCGTGAGCAGGGTGAACACCGCGGTCTCGGCGACGCAGAACTCGCTGCCCGGCAGGCTCGACTCCCTCTACGCAGGCATCCGTTCGCGTGCTCCGCAGGCCCACGTGGTGGTCCTGGGATACCCGCGCTTCTACAAGCTGTCGGGGACCTGCATCGCCGGCCTCACCGAGACCGAGCGCGGGGCCATCAACAACGCCTCGGACGTGCTGAACGGGGTGCTCGCCAAGCGGGCGGCGGACGCGGGGTTCACCTATTCCAGCGTGGTGGACGAATTCACCGGCCACGAGCTCTGCTCGGGTGACGCGTGGATCCACAGCGTGTCGATCCCGGTCACCAACTCCTACCACCCGAAGGCCGTCGGGCAGTCGAACGGCTACCTCCCGGCCTTCAACTCCGCGGCGTAG
- a CDS encoding nuclear transport factor 2 family protein, with protein sequence MTETGDSDGAAWGAAEVRDAVEAYWAAADARDWSAFATTLADEFVYDLPQSRERILGKERYVQFNREYPGEWQVRIERIVADGEARQAAVRTLVTVGPEEIPAVHFFTLDTEGRIAEVTDFWPEPYEPPAGREHLTERY encoded by the coding sequence ATGACTGAGACGGGCGACAGCGACGGTGCGGCGTGGGGTGCGGCCGAGGTGCGGGACGCGGTGGAGGCCTACTGGGCCGCAGCGGACGCCCGCGACTGGAGCGCGTTCGCCACCACCCTCGCCGACGAGTTCGTGTACGACCTGCCGCAGAGCCGCGAGCGCATTCTCGGCAAGGAGCGCTACGTGCAGTTCAACCGGGAGTACCCGGGGGAGTGGCAGGTCCGGATCGAGCGGATCGTGGCCGACGGGGAGGCCCGTCAGGCCGCCGTGCGGACCCTGGTCACCGTCGGACCGGAAGAGATACCCGCCGTCCACTTCTTCACGCTCGACACGGAGGGCAGGATCGCCGAGGTGACGGACTTCTGGCCCGAGCCCTACGAGCCCCCGGCAGGCAGGGAGCACCTGACCGAGCGGTACTGA